The genomic stretch GCCATCGAGCGGAACGGGTTCACCGGGATGTACGGCCCGACGAAGTCGAACGGCTTAACCTCGGTCAGGCTCGGCGAGAAGAAGGCGCCCGCCTCGATCGAGGGGAACGCCAGCGGCGTGAGGAACACGAACCCGAGCGCCAGCCCCCACGACGCCAGCAGCACCACTCCTGCGGTCACCGCCAGCCGTTTCGCCTTCTGGGCGTCGAGCGCGCCGATCCCGCCGATCAGCGAAGCCACCATGTACGGCAGGATCGCCATCTGCAACAGGCCGATGTACGTCTTGCCGACAATCCCCGGCCAGGCGACCGCCTCACCGAACAGCAGGCCGCACAGCACGCCGGCTGCGAGGCCGACCACGATCCGCGCAGAGAGATTCAGGCGGACAATCTTCTTGAGTTGGGGCTTCTTGAGTCGGGGCATGTCGCGTGGGGTCGTTCATGTCGCGCCTGTCGAAGTCCGTACGCCGCTGCCGCGGGTGAGTCTGCATGGTCCAACCGCCGCGCATTCTTGCGGATCTGGCCCGGCTTGTCAGCACTGGTTTGCTGCAAGCAGCCGAGCTGGGCCGCCCCCGACCAGTTTGCGCGCTACGCACGCAGCGGTTTCGAGAGAGAATCGCCATTCGGCCCGCTGATAGTATCCCTGGTTCTCCGAACCAGGAATTAGCTGCTCGCAAGATAGCGCAGAACTCGGTGTCCCGTGCGACAAGAGGCAATCGAGCCGCAAGCGTTCATCAACGCCGCAAAACCTCTTGGGCTGCGCCCACCGACAATCGTTCGAATGAGTCGACACGCGGCCGGGCCGTGGTGCGAACGACTGTCGGTGCTACCCGCTGATAGTATCGCTGGTTCTCCGAACCAGGAATTCCCGGTTCGGAGAACCGGGGGTACATTGGTGTTTCTTCAGTAGCTTCGATGCAGTAGTCGAAAAAGCAGGAGACGCGATGGGTAGCCTAGAAGACCTCGTGGCGAGAATATCTGGACCGGTGCCGGAGGGGTACTTGCAGTACTTGCGATTTAATTCGGCCGACGCAGTTTCGGAGCAAGGTTTTGATCCAACTACCCTGCTAGTGCTGAATCTCGAACTCACCGATCTCGAGGATACGGAAGAGCACCGCAAGCGATTCTTCTTGACGGGCGACGGGTGTGGCAATTACTTGTTCGTTGTTGGCGATGACCCGGCCGAAGTTGTGCACCTCTGGGATCACGATCCACTCGGCATTGTCAGCACGGACGAGTCGCTGTCGGATTTCTTGCCGACCGCGGAGCAGCAGTGCCGGATTGACTGGCCGCCCAACGAAGGCGATCTCTACATCTGCCGCACTTCACGTTACGGAGAGTCAATTCTCGACCCGATTCCGATCGAGGAGTGGATTGCTGCGGTTGACGCCACCGAGGGCATCCGCCACCAGGGTTATAGTGAGGGGAAGAACCCGTTCACTGGCGTCGTTGTTCGATTTGATGAACAGGGGTTCTCATTGATCGGTGAGGGCGGTGCAAGAAACAGTGCGCGCTGGTATCACGGGAGAGTAATGCTCAGAGACACTCCCGGCAATCGACAGCTTGCTGAGTCGTTGGCGGTCAAGCTCGCAGCACGCGTTATTGGCGCCGACTGACTTTCCCGGCCCCGTAGCAGAGCGTTGAAGGTGAATTACTCAATCTGCTTCCTGAACCGCCCAATGCTCACCGAGAGCACCACCACGCAGCAGAGCACCAACCCCGTCACCGAGGGGATCAGGTCCAGCAGGCCCGCGCCGCGGAGGATCACGCCGCGGAGGATCTCAATAAAGTACGTCACCGGGATCAGGAACGACAGGCCGTAGATCGGCAGCGGCATCTCGCTGCGCGGGAACACGAAGCCCGACAAGAGCACCGAGGGCAGCATCACCACGAAGGCGAACTGCACCGCCTCGACCTGGGTGCGGGCGATGGTCGACACCAAGAGCCCCAGCCCGAGCGAGGTGACCATGAACAGCATCGCCAACGCCACCAGCAGCACCGCGTCGCCCCGGATAGGGACACCGAACACGTAGATCATCACCACCAGGACCAAGAGGGTCTCGAACAACCCGACCACGGCGTACGGCGTCAGCTTGCCGAGCAGCAGGCCGGCCCGGCTGACCGGCGTGACGAACAGCTGCTCGAGGGTGCCGAGCTCGCGCTCGCGGACCACGGCGAACGAGGTGAGGAACAGCGTCACCAACTGCAGGATGATCCCTACCAGGCCGGGCACAAAGAAGTACGCGCTCTCGAGATCAGGGTTGTAGAGCAGCCGGGTGCGGACGTCGATCGGCAGGGCGCCCTGCCCTGTCGGGTCGCGCGACGGCGCGACGCCGAGCGCCTCGCCGCGGCCGCGGGCCAGGTTGATCGACATGTCGAGGCCCAGGAGCTGCGCGGTCGACCTCGCGGTGGTGGCGATCTGCGAGTCGCTGCCGTCGATCAGCACCTGCACGGCGGCCTGCTCGCCGCGGATCAGCCGGTCGCTGTAGTCGGGCGGGATGATCAAGCCCGCCTGCGCGACGCCGGCCCGCAGCGCCTGGTAGAACTCGTCGTCACCCGTCACCTTGCGGACCAGGCGGAACCGACGCGTGTTGACCATCCGCGCGACCAGCTCGCGCGACGCCGCCCGGCCGTCGAGGTCGTGCACGACCAGCGGGATGTTCTCGATCTGCGTGTTGATGGCGTAGCCGAAGATGATGGTCTGCATCACCGGCACCACCAGCATGAAGAAGATGGTCGACGGCTGGCGGCGGATGTGGGCGAACTCCTTGACCAGCACCGCCCACAGCCCGTGCAGCGGCGACGCGACCCGCTTGCTGACCCCCTCGCCGTTGGTCGGCGTCGGCGGGGGTGGCGTTGGCTCTAGTGATTCTTCTTCCGCGGGCGACGGCGCCTCGGTGAGTTGGTCGGGCAGCGAGTCGTTGTCGGCCCGCTGCGTCAGCGTGACGAACACGTCCTCGAGGCTGGGCGCAATCTCGCGGACCTCGACCTTGGACGGGTCCACGCCGAGCGGCTCGAGCAGCTCCTCGGGCCCGCGGTCCTGATCGACCAAGAGGTGGATCGCCTCGCCAAAGATCGTGGCGTCGCGGACCCCCTCCTGCTCGCGGAGCCGCGACATCAGCCGCGCCGGGTGCTCCGCCCGCAGCTCGTAGCGTCGCGCGTCGTCGGGCGTGACCTCGGGCAGCTGCTTCAGCTCGTCGGGCTTGCCGAGCACCAGCAGCCGCGACAGGTAGATGTAGCCGACCGAGGTGCACCGCTCGGCCTCGTCCATGTAGTGGGTGGTGACGAACAGTGTGACCCCCTGGGCCGACAGTTCGTACAGCAGGTCCCACAGCTGGCGCCGCGCGACCGGGTCGATGCCGGCGGTCGGCTCGTCGAGGAATAGCAGCTCCGGCTCGTGCACCAGCGCGCACGCCAGCGCCAGCCGCTGCTTCCACCCGCCCGACAGCGTGCCGGCGAGCTGGTCGACGCGGTCGCCGATGCCGGTCAGCTCGAGCAGCTCGGTCAGCCGCTCGCGGATCCGCTCGGGCGTCAGGCCGTAGACGCGGCCGTAGAACTCGATGTTCTCCCGCACGGTGAGGTCGGCGTACAGGCTGAACGCCTGCGACATGTAGCCGACGCGGCGCTTGATCTGCTCGGCCTCCAAGCCGACATCGCGGCCCAGCACGGCGGCCGTCCCCTCGCTGGCGGGCAGGATGCCCAGCAGCATGCGGATGATTGTGCTCTTGCCGCTGCCGTTGGGGCCGAGCAGCCCAAAGATGGCCGACCGGCGCACCTGGAAGCTGACGTCCCGCACGGCGACCAAATCGCCAAACCGCCGACCGAGCCCCTGGGCGTCGATCACGAGTGGCTGGTTGTCGGCGGGGTCGGGCATGGACTACAGGTCAGCGTCGTTTGACGGAGGAGGAGCTGCGCTCCGCTAGTTTCTTTACCCCCTCTCCTAACCTCTCCCCCTTCTGGGGAGAGGGACTCACTCCTCGTTGTTCTTGTCGAGCCACACGTCGGCGGTTACGCCGGGGCGTAGCCGCTTGTGGTCGCCGGGCAGCAGCGCCTTGATGCGGTACACCAGCTTTGCGCGGTCCTCGGGCGTCTGCACGTTGCCGGGCGTGAACTCGGCCTGCCGCGCGACGAAGATCAGCTCGGCGTCGAAGCTGTCGTCGGGCAGGCTGTCGACCGTCACCCGCAAATGCTGGCCGACCGCCAGGTCCATCCGCCGCTGCGGCACGTACGCGCGGACCCAGTACTTGCTGGTGTCGAGCACCGACATGAACGGCGCCCCGGGCGAGGTCAGGTCGCCCGGCTCGAGGTCGAGCGCCTCGACCACGCCGTCGACGGGGGAGAACACCTTCAGTTCTTCGAGCCGCCGGTCGATCGCCTCGAGCGACGCCTGCGCCGCGTCGCGGGCCGCCTTGGCCTGGGCGATCTCCTCGTCGCGGAAGCCCTGCTGCGCGAGGGCGAGCGCCTCGTTGGCCTCGGTGAGTTGGGCCTCGGCTTCTTGGATCTCTTCTTCACGGGTGCCGATCTCTAGCAGCTCGAGCTCCTGCTGCCGCACGCGGGCCTGGTTGTTGGCGGCGGTCTGCTGCTCGACCGCGGTGTCGAGCTCCTCCTGGGTCGCCGCGCCGCGTTCGGCGATTGCCTCGATGCGTTTGAGGTTGCGGTCGGTGAGTCGCAGCTCGGCCTCGGCCTGCGCGAGCCGCGCCCGGGCGGCGCCGATCTCCTGCGGCCGGGGCCCGGTGCGGAGCTTCTTGAGGTAGGCGGACAGGCGGTCGACCCGCGCGGCGGCCTGGGCGACTTCTTCGGGCCGCAGCCCGGCGGTCAGCTTGTCGAACTCGGCCTGGCGGGCGGCCAGGTCCGCGGCCGCGGCGGCGCGTTGTTCCTTGAGGTCGTACGGCTCGAGCCGCACCAGCAGCTGGCCCTTGGTGACGCGGTCGCCCTCTTCAACCAGCACCTCGGCGACCCGCCCACCTACCCGTGACCCGAGCCGCACGTCCTCGGCCTCAACAAACCCAGAGACGTGGTCCGGTTCGCTGGTCAACTGGCTGTAGGCAATCAGCCCGCCGAGCGCGGCGACAACAAGCACAGCAGCCAGCAGCCGCGGGGCCATGGCGGGGTCTCGGGTAAGAGAGGAAGTTGGAGATCACGAGCCGCCATTGGGCGATTCGCCGGTGTGCGCATGGTACCAGCGGTCCCCCGGGCCGACAACGCGGCGTTTTGTCCGCCGCCGCACCGCGAGCTTACGTCGCCCACGACACCAGCAGTCCGACGTAGACGAGGTAGCCGGCCAGCAGCAGCGCTCCTTCCCACCGATCGATTGTCCCGCGCGTCCAGGCCAACGGCAGACAGACAACCGCGGCGACCACCATCACGGGGAAGTCAAACCGCAGCACGGCCGAGGCCGCCGGCACGCCTTCGGGAGCCGACAGGCCCGCGGCGCCGAGCACGCACAGCAGGTTGAACAGGTTGCTTCCCACGATGTTGCCGACCGCGATGTCTCGCTCGCCGCGGAGGCTCGCGACGACCGAGGTGACCACTTCGGGGAGCGAGGTGCCAGCCGCCACGATTGTCAACCCGATCACGACCTCGTCGACCCCTGCGGCGGTCGCCATCTGCACCGCGGCGTCTACCAGCAAGCGGGCGCCGACCACCAACGCCGCCAGGCCAACCGCCACCGCGCCGCCGGCGGCGAGCAGCGAGCCGCGAGCGCCGGCCGCGGCCGGCTCGTCCCCATCGCCCGGGGCGGCGCTCGACCGGAACAACCAGACCGAGTACCCCAAGAACACGACGATCAAACCGGCCGCGTCGGCTCGGCCGATGACGCCGTCGGCGGCGAGCAGCCACGCCAGCAGCGACACGCCGATCATCACCGGGATGTCGCGCCGCACCAACAGGGAGTGGACCCTCAGCGGTGTGATCAGTGCGGCCAGCCCGAGGATCGCGAGCACGTTGAACGTGTTGCTGCCGATCACGTTGCCGAGCGACACGTCGGTCTGCCCCGCGAGCGACGCCTTCAAACTGACCGCCAGCTCGGGGGCGCTGGTGCCGAACGCGACCACCGTGAGGCCGATCGCGAGCGAAGACATCCCGATGGCTGCGGCCAGTCGGCTGGCGCCGCGGACCAACGCCTCGGCGCCAAAGACCAACAACCCAAGGCCCAGCAGAAAACCAAGGATCGGCGTCATTGAAGTCGTGTCTCGGAGGGAAGGGGGAGCCGCTCGATTAGAGTCGCCCGCGTCGGCTTCCGCTATCCAGGGCCCCGGTGGACGCCGCAACTTCCACGACTCCGATCGACTGCGACGAGTCGGCGGTGGGATCGCCTCGACCCGCCCAGCATGGGCGCAGTGACAGCCTTGGCGGTTGCCCTCGGACGCCATTATTCGGCTACAATACCCGCGTCCTGCAGCAACAAGACTCAACGACCCACTCACACATGAAGCCACACGTCATCGCACTAGGATTGGGGATCCTCTTGGCCACACAGACCAGTCTCGCGGTGGACCGGCCGGGCGGTCGCGCGTTTGTGACCCGTTCGCCGGCGGTCGGCGCGCACGGCATGGCGGCGACCAGCCAGCCGCTGGCGAGCCTGGCTGCCATCGACATCCTGCGGGCCGGCGGCAACGCGGTCGACGCGGCGATCGCGGCCAACGCCGTGCAGTGCGTCACCGAACCGACCTCGTGCGGACTGGGGGGCGACCTCTTCGCCATCGTATGGGACAGCAAAACCCAAAAACTGCACGGCCTCAACGCCAGCGGCCGCAGCCCGCAGGCGCTGTCGATCGAGGAGTTCCAGCGGCTCGGGCACGAGACGATCCCGCCGCACGGCGTGTTGCCGATCACCGTGCCCGGCTGCGTCGACGGCTGGTTCACGCTGCACAAGCGGTTCGGCAAGCTGCCGATCGAGCAGGTGCTCGCCCCCGCGATCAACCACGCCCGCGATGGGTACGCTGTCACGGAGGTGACCGCCAGGCACTGGGCCGCCGGGGTTCGCGTGTTCCGCGACCAGCCGGGGTGGGCCGACGTGTTCCTCATTGATGGCCAGCCGCCTCAGCACGGGCAGCAGTTCCGCAACCCGGCGCTCGCGTCGACGCTCGAGAAGATCGCCGCGGGCGGGGCCGACGCGTTCTACCGCGGCGAGATCGCCCGGGTGATCGACCAGTTCATGCGCGAGCACGGCGGCTACCTCCGCTACGAAGACCTCGCCAGCCACCACAGCGACTGGGTCGAACCGGTCAGCGTGGCGTACCGCGGCTACGAGGTGTGGGAGCTGCCGCCCAACGGCCAGGGCATTGCCGCCCTGCAGATGCTGCAGGTGCTCAAGCAATTCGACCTGGCCAAGGCGGGCTTCGGCAGCCCCGACCACCTGCACCTATTCCTGGAGGCCAAGAAGCTCGCCTTCGAGGACCGCGCCCGGTTCTACGCCGACCCCGACTTCAACCCGGCGCCGGTCGAGGGGCTGATCTCCGACG from Posidoniimonas polymericola encodes the following:
- a CDS encoding calcium/sodium antiporter, whose translation is MTPILGFLLGLGLLVFGAEALVRGASRLAAAIGMSSLAIGLTVVAFGTSAPELAVSLKASLAGQTDVSLGNVIGSNTFNVLAILGLAALITPLRVHSLLVRRDIPVMIGVSLLAWLLAADGVIGRADAAGLIVVFLGYSVWLFRSSAAPGDGDEPAAAGARGSLLAAGGAVAVGLAALVVGARLLVDAAVQMATAAGVDEVVIGLTIVAAGTSLPEVVTSVVASLRGERDIAVGNIVGSNLFNLLCVLGAAGLSAPEGVPAASAVLRFDFPVMVVAAVVCLPLAWTRGTIDRWEGALLLAGYLVYVGLLVSWAT
- a CDS encoding ABC transporter permease, which codes for MPDPADNQPLVIDAQGLGRRFGDLVAVRDVSFQVRRSAIFGLLGPNGSGKSTIIRMLLGILPASEGTAAVLGRDVGLEAEQIKRRVGYMSQAFSLYADLTVRENIEFYGRVYGLTPERIRERLTELLELTGIGDRVDQLAGTLSGGWKQRLALACALVHEPELLFLDEPTAGIDPVARRQLWDLLYELSAQGVTLFVTTHYMDEAERCTSVGYIYLSRLLVLGKPDELKQLPEVTPDDARRYELRAEHPARLMSRLREQEGVRDATIFGEAIHLLVDQDRGPEELLEPLGVDPSKVEVREIAPSLEDVFVTLTQRADNDSLPDQLTEAPSPAEEESLEPTPPPPTPTNGEGVSKRVASPLHGLWAVLVKEFAHIRRQPSTIFFMLVVPVMQTIIFGYAINTQIENIPLVVHDLDGRAASRELVARMVNTRRFRLVRKVTGDDEFYQALRAGVAQAGLIIPPDYSDRLIRGEQAAVQVLIDGSDSQIATTARSTAQLLGLDMSINLARGRGEALGVAPSRDPTGQGALPIDVRTRLLYNPDLESAYFFVPGLVGIILQLVTLFLTSFAVVRERELGTLEQLFVTPVSRAGLLLGKLTPYAVVGLFETLLVLVVMIYVFGVPIRGDAVLLVALAMLFMVTSLGLGLLVSTIARTQVEAVQFAFVVMLPSVLLSGFVFPRSEMPLPIYGLSFLIPVTYFIEILRGVILRGAGLLDLIPSVTGLVLCCVVVLSVSIGRFRKQIE
- the ggt gene encoding gamma-glutamyltransferase, whose amino-acid sequence is MKPHVIALGLGILLATQTSLAVDRPGGRAFVTRSPAVGAHGMAATSQPLASLAAIDILRAGGNAVDAAIAANAVQCVTEPTSCGLGGDLFAIVWDSKTQKLHGLNASGRSPQALSIEEFQRLGHETIPPHGVLPITVPGCVDGWFTLHKRFGKLPIEQVLAPAINHARDGYAVTEVTARHWAAGVRVFRDQPGWADVFLIDGQPPQHGQQFRNPALASTLEKIAAGGADAFYRGEIARVIDQFMREHGGYLRYEDLASHHSDWVEPVSVAYRGYEVWELPPNGQGIAALQMLQVLKQFDLAKAGFGSPDHLHLFLEAKKLAFEDRARFYADPDFNPAPVEGLISDEYGARRAKLIDPHHAATELAAGDPLLRDGDTIYLTTADKDHNMVSLIQSNYRGFGAGPCPPGLGFCLQDRGELFNLEPGHANSFAPGKRPFHTIIPAFLTKEGRPVMSFGVMGGDMQPQGHVQIIVNLLDFQMGLQEAGDAPRVRHDGSSTPTGLPADKKGGQAYVESGVSAETIGELERRGHRVKHGGDFGGYQAIWYDADRGVYYGATESRKDGIAIGY
- a CDS encoding HlyD family secretion protein, with the protein product MAPRLLAAVLVVAALGGLIAYSQLTSEPDHVSGFVEAEDVRLGSRVGGRVAEVLVEEGDRVTKGQLLVRLEPYDLKEQRAAAAADLAARQAEFDKLTAGLRPEEVAQAAARVDRLSAYLKKLRTGPRPQEIGAARARLAQAEAELRLTDRNLKRIEAIAERGAATQEELDTAVEQQTAANNQARVRQQELELLEIGTREEEIQEAEAQLTEANEALALAQQGFRDEEIAQAKAARDAAQASLEAIDRRLEELKVFSPVDGVVEALDLEPGDLTSPGAPFMSVLDTSKYWVRAYVPQRRMDLAVGQHLRVTVDSLPDDSFDAELIFVARQAEFTPGNVQTPEDRAKLVYRIKALLPGDHKRLRPGVTADVWLDKNNEE